A portion of the Burkholderia pseudomultivorans genome contains these proteins:
- a CDS encoding MFS transporter: MNRPRASRFFYGWYVVAAAFAVTFVGFGSAYTFSAFVEPLQRDFAASRGQISLVFSLAGFLYFGFGIVSGPLADRFGSRRLAVAGMLLTAAGLAAAGAAHTLLQVYAAYGLGVGFGVGCAYVPAVGAVQRWFVRRRGFASGLAVAGIGVGTLVMPPLASALIAQLGWRGAYFMLAVLAVVLGAGMSLLIENDPRGRGLLPDGDVADRAAAGAWPSPHDRGPRAPSGDVPAPSTAVAPAAGATVREAVMSRPFASLYAACLVCSFGVFVPFVHLVPYALDHGVAPAAAVLLLGAIGVGSTAGRFFLGGLADRFGRRASLLAMFAGMAVALVAWAGAGTVATLAAFALVFGVFYGGWVAVLPAVVMDAFGGRNVSAIIGVLYTSVAFGTLIGPAAAGFIYDAGGGYLVPILASAAANAIACAIVATTGRTPSAARAAGG; encoded by the coding sequence ATGAACCGTCCGCGCGCATCGCGCTTCTTCTACGGCTGGTACGTCGTCGCGGCCGCCTTCGCCGTGACCTTCGTCGGATTCGGCAGCGCCTATACGTTCAGCGCGTTCGTCGAGCCGCTGCAGCGCGATTTCGCGGCGTCGCGCGGCCAGATCTCGCTGGTGTTCTCGCTCGCCGGCTTCCTGTATTTCGGCTTCGGGATCGTCAGCGGGCCGCTCGCCGATCGATTCGGTTCGCGACGGCTTGCGGTCGCCGGCATGTTGCTGACTGCCGCCGGGCTCGCGGCCGCCGGCGCCGCGCACACGCTGCTGCAGGTCTATGCGGCATACGGGCTCGGAGTCGGCTTCGGCGTCGGCTGCGCATACGTGCCGGCCGTCGGCGCCGTGCAGCGCTGGTTCGTGCGGCGCCGCGGCTTCGCGTCGGGGCTCGCGGTCGCGGGGATCGGCGTCGGCACGCTCGTGATGCCGCCGCTCGCGTCCGCGCTGATCGCGCAGCTCGGCTGGCGCGGTGCGTATTTCATGTTGGCCGTGCTGGCGGTCGTGCTCGGCGCAGGGATGTCGCTGCTGATCGAGAATGACCCGCGCGGGCGCGGGCTGCTGCCGGATGGCGATGTCGCTGACCGAGCCGCCGCCGGCGCGTGGCCGTCGCCGCACGATCGCGGCCCGCGTGCGCCGTCCGGCGACGTGCCGGCGCCCAGTACGGCGGTCGCACCGGCCGCGGGCGCAACGGTGCGCGAAGCCGTCATGTCGCGGCCGTTCGCGAGCCTTTACGCGGCCTGCCTCGTCTGCTCGTTCGGCGTGTTCGTGCCGTTCGTGCATCTCGTGCCGTACGCGCTCGATCATGGCGTCGCGCCGGCCGCTGCCGTGCTGCTGCTCGGCGCGATCGGCGTCGGCAGCACGGCCGGACGCTTCTTCCTCGGCGGCCTTGCGGACCGCTTCGGCCGCCGCGCGTCGCTGCTCGCGATGTTCGCCGGCATGGCCGTCGCGCTCGTCGCGTGGGCGGGCGCCGGCACCGTCGCGACGCTCGCCGCGTTCGCGCTCGTGTTCGGCGTGTTCTACGGCGGCTGGGTTGCCGTGCTGCCCGCGGTCGTGATGGACGCCTTCGGCGGGCGCAACGTGAGCGCGATCATCGGCGTGCTCTATACGAGCGTCGCGTTCGGCACGCTAATCGGGCCGGCCGCGGCCGGCTTCATCTACGACGCGGGCGGCGGCTATCTGGTGCCGATCCTGGCCAGCGCCGCCGCGAACGCGATCGCGTGCGCGATCGTCGCGACGACCGGACGCACGCCGTCGGCGGCGCGCGCGGCGGGCGGATAG